A section of the Acanthochromis polyacanthus isolate Apoly-LR-REF ecotype Palm Island chromosome 13, KAUST_Apoly_ChrSc, whole genome shotgun sequence genome encodes:
- the scn3b gene encoding sodium channel subunit beta-3 isoform X2: MISQYRVQLQTLILVIFVVHPSRPVCVDVPSETEAVLGKPMRLTCISCMKREEVKAKTRVDWYYMPKEADKNITSERTHIYRYEDSNPVDLEGPFQGRLKWNGSQDLQDVSILIQNVSYNDSGLYECTVLREFEFGFFTPSFSKTKNIMLNVKEKATDDTTAIYSEIMMYVLLVFLTFWLLVEMVYCYRKISKSDEQAQDTAY, encoded by the exons ATGATAAGTCAGTACAGAGTTCAACTGCAAACTTTGATACTTGTGATTTTTGTTG TCCACCCAAGCAGGCCGGTATGTGTCGATGTTCCGTCGGAGACAGAAGCAGTCCTGGGAAAACCCATGAGGCTGACCTGCATCTCCTGTATGAAGCGTGAGGAGGTCAAAGCCAAGACACGTGTGGACTGGTACTACATGCCCAAAGAAGCagataaaaacatcacatcCGAAAGAACACAT ATATACAGATACGAGGATTCTAATCCAGTAGACCTGGAAGGACCATTTCAGGGCCGTCTGAAATGGAACGGGAGCCAAGACTTGCAAGATGTCTCCATCCTAATCCAAAACGTCAGCTATAATGACAGTGGTCTCTATGAATGCACAGTGCTTCGTGAGTTTGAGTTTGGCTTCTTCACTCCCTCCTTCTCCAAAACCAAGAACATCATGCTGAATGTGAAAGAGAAAG CCACTGACGACACCACAGCAATCTACTCTGAGATCATGATGTATGTGTTGCTGGTGTTCTTGACCTTCTGGCTGCTGGTAGAAATGGTCTACTGCTACAGGAAGATCTCCAAGTCTGATGAGCAGGCGCAAGACACCGC ATATTAA
- the scn3b gene encoding sodium channel subunit beta-3 isoform X1 — MISQYRVQLQTLILVIFVVHPSRPVCVDVPSETEAVLGKPMRLTCISCMKREEVKAKTRVDWYYMPKEADKNITSERTHIYRYEDSNPVDLEGPFQGRLKWNGSQDLQDVSILIQNVSYNDSGLYECTVLREFEFGFFTPSFSKTKNIMLNVKEKATDDTTAIYSEIMMYVLLVFLTFWLLVEMVYCYRKISKSDEQAQDTATNYLAIPSEQKDNPAAPVTE, encoded by the exons ATGATAAGTCAGTACAGAGTTCAACTGCAAACTTTGATACTTGTGATTTTTGTTG TCCACCCAAGCAGGCCGGTATGTGTCGATGTTCCGTCGGAGACAGAAGCAGTCCTGGGAAAACCCATGAGGCTGACCTGCATCTCCTGTATGAAGCGTGAGGAGGTCAAAGCCAAGACACGTGTGGACTGGTACTACATGCCCAAAGAAGCagataaaaacatcacatcCGAAAGAACACAT ATATACAGATACGAGGATTCTAATCCAGTAGACCTGGAAGGACCATTTCAGGGCCGTCTGAAATGGAACGGGAGCCAAGACTTGCAAGATGTCTCCATCCTAATCCAAAACGTCAGCTATAATGACAGTGGTCTCTATGAATGCACAGTGCTTCGTGAGTTTGAGTTTGGCTTCTTCACTCCCTCCTTCTCCAAAACCAAGAACATCATGCTGAATGTGAAAGAGAAAG CCACTGACGACACCACAGCAATCTACTCTGAGATCATGATGTATGTGTTGCTGGTGTTCTTGACCTTCTGGCTGCTGGTAGAAATGGTCTACTGCTACAGGAAGATCTCCAAGTCTGATGAGCAGGCGCAAGACACCGC GACAAACTACCTAGCCATTCCCTCTGAGCAGAAAGACAATCCAGCTGCTCCTGTTACCGAATAA